CACCATCGGCATCGATCCGCCACCTGTCGCCCTTGCAGCGTCGGGTGATATCCTCCAAACGCGCGACGCGGGCCTTTTCACGCTGGCGATTTTCCTGCTCGCGCACCGTCATGCCGCCACCCCAAGGGCGTATCCGCCCCATTGCAGCGCCATGGCGGCAGCGATACCCGGTTGCGTCTGCGACCGGATTTTCCAGCGGTCTGCACCTGGCGATGCTCGATGAACAACGGACCATCGCTTGTGCTCGTCAGTTCCCGCCTTGGGCGGAACCAGCCTGTTTGTCGCCACGAGTGACGGCAGGCCCCGAAGATAAAAGGATGTCGCCTTGAAGGACGGATCACCGAAATGCCATGGCTGCACCGTCTGGGCGGCCTTGTGATAGTTCCGGATCCGCTCCTTGGCATGCCGGTGCATGACAGGGTTTTCCACGGCGATGCGCGGTATCGGCGCATTCCAGCAGTCGGAAAACAGCGCAGCGCCCTCATCAAGAAGCCGCCACATGATGGAAAGCCGGTCCTCGCGGGACAGAACGGCCCAAACCTCCCGTTCCGCGTCCGTCGCCTCATTCGGGGCATTCTTCGGCGGATCGACCAGCCATCGAACGCCGGAGTTGCAAAGTCGGGTGCATGGCGGATGCATGACGGCCAGCAAATCCCAGCCTTCGTGCAGGATGTCGCGGATGTCGCAGATGATATGCCGGTTGCTGCCATCATCCGCCGGCAACAGGTCGCAGGACCAGACATCATGCCCCAATGCCGCAAAGGCGCGGCGAACGACGCCCGAGGTTTCGCAGCCGATCAGAACCTTGAGCGGCTTTGCGATTTTCAGGGAGGATTCTAGGAAGGCAACCGTCACTCGCACGCCCCCCACTGATTACAGGAGGTGTTGAAGTCGGCCCGCATGAGCGCGAGGCCGTCATATTGCAGGCCGCCACGCGATGTCTTCGACCACTCAACGCGCGCACGGATACCTGTTCGCCCGAGCGACCAATCATAATCTTCATTTTCCCAGCCGCACGCCAGGAGTGGATCGTCGGTAACATTGAAGAATGTGGAATTGCCTCTCTTGCTGACGCTGGAAACGAGGGCTTCCCATTCCTCTATCTTGTCTATGTGGTCTGGAAATCGTTCTGCAATGGCGCGCATTTCGTCTTTGCGGCACATGATGCAAGGCATGCATCCAACACGCCCCATCCCGGAATCGTAAAGCGGATTCCAAGGAACGGAATGCTTGCGATGGAAGTCGAAAACTTCTTCTTCCAGCCATTCAATAAGCGGTCGATAAGCATATGCTGTCCAGCTTTCGCCCGCCCGCCGATCTGCGGCGGGAAGCGAGAACGGAACAGGGTTGATACGCTGGAGCCGAGGCAAGTCACGGCGCGCAATACTCTCTTGGTGGCGAACGCCCTGCCATGAGATCAGCGTATTACCAGACTCAAGGATTGGGCGCTGGACCGTTTCGAACATCGGCACCAGCTTGAGTTCGTCCGTACAAAAACGGGTTTTGGATGAAGGGAATCGCGTTTTCCAAAGGCAAAGGTCAAGGAAGGGATTGCCGGTCGGATGCAGCAGCGCAAGTGCCCTCTCCACCTTGTCCATCGGCACGCCCTCGACGGGCCAGACGCGGGCAACGTATTCTCGCTTCTTGGCAAGCTTGGCGGTAAAATCTGCCTTCACCCACTCGATTTCAGGCCCGCCAGTCCGCCCCGGCAGTTCCCGCACGAAATCATAGGTCCATTCATGCTCGTTGCCGGTATCGGCAAAGACGGCGCGAAACGGCAGACCGCGTTCCATGGCGCGGAGATAGAGCGCCGTCGAATCCTTGCCGCCCGAAACGGAAACCACATGCGAAAGCGTCATTCCGCACCGCCTTCCGGCGCGCCGGCCTGATTGCCCCAGAACTCCCACGTTCCATTCAGGCGCACGTCGCCATCCGCGAGGCTCTCGCGGCGCTGGAACATTTCGAGCTTGGGCATGGTCGGATAAAGCCGGTCGATCTGTTCAGCGAACCAGACGGGCTTTTCGCTGTGACGTCCGACCGGATGTTCGGTGCATTTGATGGGCTGGGTGCCGGGAATGGGCGCGGGGAAATCGCCGCGCGTGCCGATCAGCAGAAGTTCGAGGTTGTCGAAGCTCCAGTACCCGGTCCCGGTCTGATCGCCGGGATAGATTTTCTTCCAGCCCCAATAGCTCTTGTAGGTATACCCCCAGCGTTCCAGCGCCCTGACGCCATTGGCAAGGTCCGTCACCCACATGAAAATCGCCGAATTATGAGCGCCGGGGCAACCGAGCGACATGATGTCGTCGAGGGACATCGTCGGATAGTGGTTCTCGGCGCTCTTTTCGCCGCCGGTCACTTCCGAATAGGTTTTGAAACGCCATGGCGGGTCCGCGTAAATGATCGGGAACGCCCTGCCCTGATCCTGCCCGACACCTTGCCACCATGGTGCAACGTTCTGGCGCGCGGCGATCTGGACCGCGAGATCGGTGCGGACGGCATGTCGCATCTTCTGATCCTCGGCGCGCTTGATCTTGGCGACCTTCGCTAATTCCTTGAAATTCGCCGGTTCCGGCAGGAACATGGTGCGGATTGGCTTGACCGCCGGCTGAGAAACGCCATCGCGGCCCACGATTGTCGCTTGGTGGGGAATTTCCCCACCATCGACCATGCGTTTTCGTGCCGCCGATACCGTCTTGTGATCCACGCCGAGCTGCGCGGCTATGGCGCGATTGGAAACCGTCGGCGCATCCTTAAGATGCTCCTGAATAATCGCCTGCCGCTGCGCGCCGGAAAGATGACGACGCGCGAAGTTGAGAGAACGGGCAAATGATCGCTTGCCTTCTTCTGTCAGTTGCTTGCGGATGAAGCGGG
This portion of the Agrobacterium tumefaciens genome encodes:
- a CDS encoding phosphoadenosine phosphosulfate reductase family protein yields the protein MTLSHVVSVSGGKDSTALYLRAMERGLPFRAVFADTGNEHEWTYDFVRELPGRTGGPEIEWVKADFTAKLAKKREYVARVWPVEGVPMDKVERALALLHPTGNPFLDLCLWKTRFPSSKTRFCTDELKLVPMFETVQRPILESGNTLISWQGVRHQESIARRDLPRLQRINPVPFSLPAADRRAGESWTAYAYRPLIEWLEEEVFDFHRKHSVPWNPLYDSGMGRVGCMPCIMCRKDEMRAIAERFPDHIDKIEEWEALVSSVSKRGNSTFFNVTDDPLLACGWENEDYDWSLGRTGIRARVEWSKTSRGGLQYDGLALMRADFNTSCNQWGACE
- a CDS encoding ParB N-terminal domain-containing protein yields the protein MGHRYLTRDPKDGNLFRPGDRAAAVIERAKTEGKLPEDNISRIVVTGPYQLLPPLSDDDFKALYDDIAAHGVKVPVEYDEAGEILDGHHRVAICKMLGITDWPRFIRKQLTEEGKRSFARSLNFARRHLSGAQRQAIIQEHLKDAPTVSNRAIAAQLGVDHKTVSAARKRMVDGGEIPHQATIVGRDGVSQPAVKPIRTMFLPEPANFKELAKVAKIKRAEDQKMRHAVRTDLAVQIAARQNVAPWWQGVGQDQGRAFPIIYADPPWRFKTYSEVTGGEKSAENHYPTMSLDDIMSLGCPGAHNSAIFMWVTDLANGVRALERWGYTYKSYWGWKKIYPGDQTGTGYWSFDNLELLLIGTRGDFPAPIPGTQPIKCTEHPVGRHSEKPVWFAEQIDRLYPTMPKLEMFQRRESLADGDVRLNGTWEFWGNQAGAPEGGAE